In one window of Labilithrix sp. DNA:
- a CDS encoding LemA family protein — translation MTRRALTFLLFLAGVLFFLPSCQKYDELVEKDQTAQMKWADYEATLQRRADLIPNLVAVVKGAADYEKSTLQQVTEARAAATQVKLSADDLTDPAKVKAFQDAQNTLGGSLSRLLVANENYPQLKASDQYRDLAKQIEGSENRILRAREEYNAAVKDYNSELGKIKGSVVNKATGQPFKPRVYFTASADVHVAPKVSF, via the coding sequence ATGACCCGCCGCGCGCTCACCTTCCTGCTGTTCCTCGCAGGCGTCCTCTTCTTCCTCCCGTCGTGCCAGAAGTACGACGAGCTCGTCGAGAAAGATCAGACCGCGCAGATGAAGTGGGCCGACTACGAGGCCACGCTCCAGCGCCGCGCCGATCTCATCCCGAACCTCGTCGCGGTCGTGAAGGGAGCGGCCGACTACGAGAAGTCGACGCTCCAGCAGGTGACCGAGGCGCGCGCCGCCGCGACGCAGGTGAAGCTCAGCGCCGACGACCTCACCGATCCGGCGAAGGTGAAGGCGTTCCAGGACGCGCAGAACACGCTGGGCGGATCGCTCTCCCGCCTCCTCGTCGCGAACGAGAACTACCCGCAGCTCAAGGCGAGCGATCAGTACCGCGACCTCGCGAAGCAGATCGAGGGCTCCGAGAACCGCATCCTCCGCGCGCGCGAGGAGTACAACGCGGCGGTGAAGGACTACAACTCGGAGCTCGGGAAGATCAAAGGCTCCGTCGTGAACAAGGCCACCGGCCAGCCCTTCAAGCCGCGCGTCTACTTCACCGCGTCGGCCGACGTCCACGT
- a CDS encoding LamB/YcsF family protein: MLLNLDGGEHDDEPAELYALADIVHVACGGHAGDAASIRRVTELCRASGTRVGAHPSYVDREGFGRRALEVEPELLARQIEEQCRAVHDATSVKPHGALYHAAHADAAVADAVVKGIARALGPVAIVGLGGGELERAARAAGHPYLREAFADRGVRADGSMIPRGEPGALIVEPALAAERARAIVAAGGIETLCCHADTPSSLAIVRAVRAALG; encoded by the coding sequence GTGCTGCTCAATCTCGACGGCGGCGAGCACGACGATGAGCCGGCAGAGCTCTATGCGCTCGCGGACATCGTGCACGTCGCATGCGGCGGCCACGCCGGCGACGCCGCGTCGATCCGCCGCGTGACGGAGCTCTGCCGAGCGAGCGGCACGCGCGTCGGCGCTCATCCGTCGTACGTCGATCGCGAAGGCTTCGGCCGCCGCGCGCTCGAGGTCGAACCGGAGCTGCTCGCGCGGCAGATCGAGGAGCAGTGCAGAGCGGTGCACGACGCGACGTCCGTGAAGCCGCACGGCGCGCTCTACCACGCCGCACACGCGGACGCGGCCGTCGCGGACGCCGTCGTGAAAGGCATCGCGCGCGCGCTCGGCCCCGTCGCGATCGTCGGCCTCGGCGGCGGCGAGCTCGAACGCGCGGCGCGCGCGGCGGGTCATCCGTACCTCCGCGAGGCGTTCGCGGACCGCGGCGTGCGCGCGGACGGCAGCATGATCCCGCGCGGCGAGCCGGGCGCGTTGATCGTGGAGCCCGCGCTCGCGGCCGAGCGCGCCCGGGCGATCGTGGCGGCGGGTGGGATCGAGACGCTGTGCTGCCACGCCGACACGCCGTCGTCGCTCGCGATCGTCCGCGCGGTGCGCGCGGCGCTCGGGTAG
- a CDS encoding carboxyltransferase domain-containing protein, which produces MRGVLAPFGDRAVRFAVPASIGARRVLFERLRALPGAEDVVLCEEVGLVRGDVDPAAIARALGEPIDEGAAAPSARHVVRVVYDGEDLAAVAAAIGVDASDVVARHREPEYRVSMLGFLPGFAYLRGLPPELRLSRRAPRPRVPARSLAIAADYTGIYPVASAGGWHLLGRALDAPRFALGDAVSFVPARGAPPEPTTLASTAVPNGPHLVVTRVAGLALFVDAGRPGRMHEGMPPGGPLVRGAFARANALAGNTAAACAIELTGMLEVEARGATLDVADDTHATTLRHGDRFTLASGDRRARYLALAGGIDAPIADGSRCALLAAGIGRPLRRGDVLMPGGDHGDHGMSATPRDDDGGDLALLPGPDATPALLDRLCTTEFTISSTSDRSGTRLTGGEGLHTDAGTRPSTPMLEGAIELTPSGLVVLGPDHPTTGGYPVVALLRAHSRDRFFTRPLGAPVRFTLA; this is translated from the coding sequence ATGCGCGGCGTGCTGGCGCCGTTCGGTGATCGTGCGGTGCGCTTCGCCGTCCCCGCGAGCATCGGCGCGCGGCGCGTGCTCTTCGAGCGGCTGCGCGCGCTGCCGGGAGCCGAGGACGTCGTGCTCTGCGAGGAGGTGGGGCTCGTGCGCGGCGACGTCGACCCCGCCGCTATCGCGCGTGCGCTCGGCGAGCCGATCGACGAAGGCGCCGCCGCGCCCTCCGCGCGGCACGTCGTGCGTGTCGTCTACGACGGAGAAGATCTCGCCGCCGTCGCGGCCGCGATCGGGGTCGACGCGAGCGACGTCGTCGCGCGCCATCGCGAGCCGGAGTACCGCGTCTCGATGCTCGGCTTCCTCCCCGGCTTCGCGTACCTCCGCGGTCTGCCGCCGGAGCTCCGCCTGTCGCGCCGCGCGCCGCGACCGCGCGTGCCGGCGCGGAGCCTCGCGATCGCTGCAGACTACACGGGTATCTACCCCGTCGCGTCGGCCGGCGGTTGGCACCTCCTCGGGCGCGCGCTCGACGCGCCGCGCTTCGCGCTCGGCGACGCGGTGTCGTTCGTCCCCGCGCGCGGGGCGCCGCCCGAGCCGACGACGCTCGCGTCGACGGCGGTCCCGAATGGCCCGCACCTCGTCGTCACGCGCGTCGCCGGCCTCGCGCTCTTCGTCGACGCCGGACGCCCCGGCCGCATGCACGAGGGGATGCCGCCGGGCGGCCCGCTCGTCCGCGGCGCGTTCGCGCGCGCCAACGCGCTCGCGGGCAACACGGCGGCGGCGTGCGCGATCGAGCTCACCGGCATGCTCGAGGTCGAGGCCCGCGGCGCCACGCTCGACGTCGCCGACGACACGCACGCGACGACGCTCCGCCACGGCGACCGCTTCACGCTCGCGAGCGGCGATCGCCGCGCGCGCTACCTCGCGCTCGCAGGCGGCATCGACGCGCCGATCGCCGACGGCAGCCGCTGCGCGCTCCTCGCGGCCGGCATCGGCCGCCCGCTCCGCCGCGGCGACGTGCTCATGCCCGGCGGCGACCATGGCGACCATGGCATGAGCGCGACGCCGCGCGACGACGACGGCGGCGACCTCGCGCTCCTGCCCGGCCCCGACGCGACGCCCGCGCTCCTCGATCGCTTGTGCACGACCGAATTCACGATCTCCTCGACCTCCGATCGCTCCGGCACGCGCCTCACCGGCGGCGAGGGTCTCCACACCGACGCCGGCACCCGCCCCTCGACCCCGATGCTCGAAGGCGCAATCGAGCTGACCCCTTCCGGCCTCGTCGTCCTCGGCCCCGACCACCCCACCACCGGCGGCTACCCCGTAGTCGCGCTCCTCCGCGCCCACTCCCGCGACAGATTCTTCACGCGCCCTCTCGGCGCTCCGGTTCGATTCACGCTCGCGTGA